The sequence GCACGTCACGGTCGTCCCCGAGATCGACTCGCCCGGCCACCTCGGCACGGTCATCAAGGCGCACCCGAAGCTCCAGTTGCGGGACGCGGCGGGCAAGCCGGTCGAGGGCGCGGTCGACATCGGGAACCCGGAGTCGGCCCGCATCGTCGACGACCTCCTCAAGGAGTACGCGAGCCTCTTCCCCGGGCGCTGGTGGCACCTCGGCGCCGACGAGTACCAGGCCCTCGTCCGCTCCGACCCCGAGGCGTCCTTCCCCGAACTGGCCGCGCTCGCCCGCAAGAGGTACGGGGCGAAGGGCCGCGTCCAGGACCTCGCCGAGGCGTGGCTGAACGACCGCGCGAAGACGGTGCGGGACGCGCGCGAGGGCCGGATCGCGCGGGCGTGGAACGACGGCTTCTTCGCGGAGGGCCAGGTCGTGGCCGACCGGAAGGTCGAGGTCGTCTACTGGACGGGCAAGGAACTCGGCGCGCGCCCGCCCGCCGCCTACCTCGCCGAGGGCCGCCAGGTCCTCAACTACAACGACGAGTTCCTCTACTACGTCCTCGGCCAGCCCAACACCTTCACGTACCCGACCGGGCAGCGCATCTACGAGTCCTGGACCCCGCGCGTGCTGCGCGGCACGAGCGCGGTGCCCGCGAGCTACGACCACCTCATCGAGGGCGGCGGCTTCGCGGTCTGGGGCGACTTCCCGAACGCCCAGACACCGGACCAGGTCGCGACGGGCATCCGGATGCCGCTCCGCGCCCTGTCCGAGAAGCTGTGGCCCGAGGCCGCGAAACCGTCCCGGAGCTGGACGGACTTCCAGGCCCTCTCACGGGCGATCGGCTGAGGGGGCGTCGGGTACGGGCCGGGCGCGCACCCCGCCCGGCGTGAGGGCTCAGCGCTGCTCCGCCGCCCCGTCGCCGCCACCGCCGCCGAAGAGCTTCGCGGCGTTGCGACTCGTCAGGTCCCGCCAGGTGCCGCCGCCGGAGGGCGGCGCTGCCCCGTCCACGGAGGTGATCTGATCGAGGGCTCCGGAGGCGGGCGTCCAGCAGTAGTCGCTGCCGTACAGCAGCCGCTCCGTGCCGAACGCTGCGGCGAGGGCCGGGATCTGGCGCGGGAAGGGCGTCCCCGCCATGTCGTACCAGAGGGCGCCGAGCTGCTCCACGACGTCGGGGCCCTCACCCCCGATGACCCCCTTGCGGAAGAGGTCCATGCGGTCGGCGAGGAGCGGCAGCGCGCCGCCGCCGTGGGTCAGGACCCAGCGGATGTCCGGGGTACGGGTCAGGACGCCGTGGAAGACGAGGTCGCTCGCCGTGCGGGCCGTGTCGAAGAGGAACTCCAGCATGGGACGGGGGCGCCCGAGGTCGACCGCGTCGGCGTGCGGGGGAGAGGTGGGGTGGACGAAGACGAGGGCGCCGCGCCGGTTCAGCTCCTCCCACAGCGGCGCGAAGCGCGCGTCGCCGAGGTAGACGCCGTGGTGGTTGCTCTCGACGGCGACGCCGTCCGCGCCGAGCACGTCGAGCGCGTACGCGGCCTCGGCGAGGGAGCCCTCGACGTCGGGCAGCGGCAGCGAGGCGAAGAGCCCGAACCGCTCGGGGTGCGCGTCGCGCACCCGCGCCCCGTACTCGTTCACGTCGCGTGCGAGGGCGCGTGCCGCGGTGTCGTCGCCGAAGTGGACGCCGGGTGAGGAGATCGACAGGTAGGACTTGGTGATGTCACCGCGCCTCATGAGGTCGAGGTGCGACTCGGGCGACCAGTCGGGCCAGCCCGGCATCCCGTCCGGGTGCGCGACGCCCGCCGCGCGCGCCTCGGCGACGTAACGGTCCGTGACGAAGTGGGCGTGGACGTCGACCAGGCCGGTCGGGGCCCCGGCGTCGGGGGCGTGGGTGCGGTGCGGACTCATGCGGCGCTCCTCCATCGGTGGTGGCTCGCCTGCGAATCTAGGAAGACGGAGCGGGAGCCGCAGGAGCGGTGCCAATGAATGGAACACCTGTGAACGCACGATCCGAGGGAAGCGCCGGGGAACCCGGCGGGGCGGACGGCACGGCCCGCGACGAGGGCGCCCCGCGGCGGCGCGGGGGCAAGCCCGCGGCGGGCAGCCCCGTCATCGACCGGGCCTTCGCGCTGCTCAACGCCTTCGACAGCGGGCACCGGGCGCTGACCCCCGCCGAGCTGGCCCAGCGCGCCGGGATGCCGCGCTCCTCGGCGCTGCGCCTCGCGCGTTCCCTCGTCCGGGTGGGGGCGCTCGAACGCCGCGCGGACGGCGTCTTCGTCGTGGGCCTGCGCCTCCTGGAGACGGCGTCGCTCGCCCCGCGCGGCCACGGGCTGCGGGCGGTCGCGATGCCGTACCTGGACGACCTCGTCCACGTCACCCACCAGCACGCGCTTCTCGCGGTGCGTGACGAGGCGGAGGCGCTGCTCGTCGAACGGCTCTCGGCGCGCGAGGCGAGCCCCGTGCGGTACCGGGTCGGCGGGCGGGTGCCGCTCACGCACACGGGCGTCGGTCTCGTCCTGCTCGCCTTCGCGCCGCCCACCCTCCAGGACTGCCTGATCGCCTCGTACGTGCCCGGACCGGGCCTGGACGACGTCCGCACCCCCGCCGACCTGCGCCGCCTCCTCGCCGAGGTGCGCAGGACCGGCTTCGCCCGGGGCCGGCTCACCACGCCGTGGCCGATGAGCACGGTCGCGGCCCCGGTCCGCGACGCCTCGGGCGTCGTGGCGGCCCTCTCGGTGGTGGCGCCCAGCGACTCCTTCCCCGCCACCGATTACGCCGCCGCCGTCCGCGCCACCGCCCGCGCGGTCTCCCGCGCCCTGCGCGCGGACGCTGAGGAGGCCCCGGCGGCGGGCTGAGCGGGTTGTTGCGGAGTCGGGACATCCGCAGGGTTTTGAACGCGCTCAAAAATCTCTAGTTTTTGAGCATGTTCAAAAACACGCGGGACGGTGGCGGGGGCGGCCGATACGCCTCCTGGACAAGGGACTTCGAGTCCGAGCGGGAGCGCAGGGCGCGACAGGGGGACCCGGAGTGGGCGCGGGGCGCGGCGCTGCCGCCCGCGCTCGTGCGCAGCCTGCGCCGCTTCCAGGTCGGCGAGAACGGGGACGGCGCGGAGCTGATCGGCAAGGCGGACCGGGCGGGCGACCCCACCTACGCCGCCGCGGCCCGGCTGTTCGTCGCGGAGGAGCGGAACCACGCCCGGCTGCTCGCGGAACTCCTCGCGGCGGGCGGGGCGGGGACGCTGGAGGCGCACTGGAGCGACACGGCCTTCGTGCGCCTGCGCCGACTGCTCGGGCTCCGGCTCGAACTGCTCGTCCTGATGGTCGCCGAGGTCGTGGCCCTGCGCTACTACCGGACCTTGCGGGACGGCCGCGTCGATCCCCTGCTCTCCGAGGTCGCGGGGCGCGTCCTGGCGGACGAGGAGCGCCACGTCCCCTTCCACTGCGCGCGCCTGCGCGAGGGCTTCGCGCACCTCCCGGGCCCCGCGCGCCGCCTCGTCACGGCGGGCTGGCGCGCGCTGCTCGCGGGAGCGGTCTGCGTGGTCGCGGCCGACCACGGGGCGGCCCTGCGCCGCTGCGGGGTCACGCGGCGGGAGTTCGTGCGGGACGTCGTCTCGTCCTCGGCCCCGGTGGCCGCGACGATCGCGGGAGCGGGCCCGGCCCCGCCCCCCCCGCTGTGCTGCTCACCTGAGGGCCGCCGCCGACCGGCGAGATCCGGACGCGTTGTCGCACGGCCGCGCGCGGGAGCTCGCGCCCGCGCGCGCACGCCCGTGTCCCGCCCGGTCGCGGAGGGTGGGGACAGGCGAACGGCCGGGTCGCCACCCCCCACAGGAGAGACCCGGCCGTCGCACGGCACGGGCCGCTTGAGGGCCCGTACTTCCTACAGCGCCATGGTCTCCCGAGACGTCACACCCGGACGGTCACGTGTCGGTAACGCTTCGTGGTGCGCGGGGCAGGGCCGAAGGTCCGGCTCGGCCTGAAAGGGTGGAGTACTGGCCAAGTGACCGGTAGCGTGCTGATTCGCGCCGGACCGGACACGGGCCCGGTGGGGACGCGAGTGGGGGCAGGCTGAGGGGTGCTGGGGGACGACGCGGAGCTGACCGCCGCGGTACTCGCGGCTCAGCGGGGGGACGAGGCCGCTTTCCGTACGGTGTACCGCGAGGTGCAGCCGCGCCTGCTCGGCTACATCCGGACCCTCGTCGGCGAGGCCGACGCCGAGGACGTGGCCTCCGAGTCCTGGCTCCAGATAGCCCGTGACCTGGGCCGTTTCGACGGCGACGCGGACCGCTTCCGGGGCTGGGCCGCGCGGATAGCGCGCAATCGCTCCCTCGACCACATCCGGATGCGGGGCCGCCGCCCCGCCGTCGGCGGCGACGAGTCCGAACTCACCGTGCGGCCGGGGAACTCCGACACGGCGGGCGAGGCCATCGAGGCGCTCGCGACCGGCGAGACCCTCGCCCTCATCGCCCGCCTCCCGCAGGACCAGGCCGAGGCCGTCGTCCTCCGCGTCGTCGTGGGCCTCGACGCGAAGAGCGCCGCAGCGACCCTCGGCAAACGTCCGGGCGCGGTACGCACGGCGGCCCACCGGGGACTGAAGAAACTGGCCGAACTCCTCGGCGGGCGCGAGGCGGACGGGGCGGACGGGCGCGGCGGGACGACCGGCGGCGGGACGGGCATCGCCGACGCGGGCGAGGGCCCGGGGCCCGCCGGTTCCGTGGGCGGCACCGGCCCCGGCGGCCCGGCCGGACCCGGCGGCGCCGGGGGAGCGGGCGGAGCGGGCGGCCCCGGCGGGGCCCGGGTGCCCGGCGGTGTGCGCGGCGCGGGCGGGCGCCTGCCCGGCGGCCCGCGCGGCACGACGGGCGCGGTCCGCGACAGCGTCCACGACGGCACGGGCCGCCCGTCCGGCGAGGGCGAGCACGAGCACGAGCGCGGCGGGGCGCGTACGTACGGAGAGGTAGCGACGTACGGCGAGGCGGCGACGTACGGCGAGGCGGCGACGTACGGAGACGCCGCCCCGTACGAGGGCGAGCGCCCCCACGCCCGCCCGCACCCCGCGTCCCCCGGCCATCCCACCGGCGGCCACCCGGCCCCGGCTTCCGGCCACTCCACCCCCGGCCACCCGGCCCCCGGTCACCCCGCCCCCGCTTCCGGTCACCCCGCCCCCGTCCCGCCCGCCCGGCGGGCCGCCGTTCCCGCGCAGCGGCGGGGCGAGGGGCAGGGCGGGCGGCAGTCGGTGCCCGCCGGGGCGAGCCCCTGCCCCGGCGTCGTGCGGAAGGAGGCGTGATGGCACAGGAGTCCGGCACGCGCCGCACGGGCGCCGCGCCGCCCGGCGGCCGTCCCGCGCGCACCGAGCGCGCCCTCGCCCGTACGGCGCGGGCCGCGCTGCTCGCGGAGCGCCCGTACGAGTCGCTCGACCCCCGGGCGCGGACCGAGGCCCGCCGGGTCGAGGCGGCGCTCGGCACCCTGACGCGCCCCGGAGGGCCGTCCGGCCCCCCGGAGCCGCCCGCCGAACTGCTCGCGGTCTTCCGCGCGGGCGCCGCGCGTGACGCGCGGGGGGCGGAGGCGCCCGCCGGGACGCGCTTCGGGGCGCGGCGCGCGCGGCTGCTCGCCGCCGGGGTGCTGAGCCTCGGCATGGTCGGCGGCGTCGCCGTCGCTGGCGGCACCGGCGCGCTCACCTCCTTCCCGAGCTTCCCGAGGACGGTCCAGCCGCGCGACCCCGGCCCCGCCCCCGACGATTCCGGCACCCCCGAGGGCGCGGTCCCGGGAGCCACCTCGTCCCCCGACCCGGCGCGGGAACTGCTCGCCCCCTCCGGCCAACCGTCCGGGGTGTCCCCCAGCCCCTCCCCGAGCGGCACCCGGAGCGGCCCCGCCGCCACCGGCACCGCCGCCTCCGGCACCGCGAACGCCTGCCGCGCGCACCTGCGCGGGCACGTCGTACGTGCGACGGAGCGGCGGCTCGCGGCGCTCGCGGGCGGGACGGGGCGGATCGAGGCGTACTGCGCCTCGCTCCTGCGCGGCGGGACCCACGTCCCGGGCCCGAGCCTGCCGGTCCCCGCCCCGGCGGCCCCCTCGCTGACCCTCCCGGGGCTCCCGGGCCTCCCCACCACGTACCCCACCTACGGTTTCGAGGAGCCCACCGGCAGCCCGAGCCCGAGCCCGACCCCCTCCGCCACCGAGGAGCCGGACGGCAGCGGGACGCCGACGTGGGGACCCCACGAGACGAGCCCCGCCCCGCCGACGGACGCCCCGTCACCACCCCCCGACTCCCCGGAGGCCCCGGCCCCGGCCGACTCCCCGGCGCCCTCCGCACCGCCCACCGGGGACCTCCGGGACCAGCCCTGATCCCGCCGCGCGGGGGCGCGCGCGAACGGGGTGTGACACTTTTCGCGCCCTTGACGCAGAGATAAGTGAGCCGACTGGTCATCGGCTGTCGCACGAGCCGGGGTTCCCCCCGTACCACCGGCTCGTTGCCACCGGCGCGGGCGGGACACGTTCCCCCGGTCCCGTCCGCGCCTCGGCACATACTGAGCGGACGTTCAGTACACGATCACCTTGTCCCCCGTGCGCACCGTGTCGAAGAGCGCGGCGACCTTCGCCTTGTCCCGTACGTTGACGCAGCCGTGCGAGGCGCCCGCGTAGCCGCGCGCGGCGAAGTCGGGGGAGTAGTGCACGGCCTGGCCGCCGCTGAAGAAGAGCGCGTAGGGCATGGGCGTGTGGTAGATCGTCGAGACGTGGTCGCGGGACTTCCAGTAGACCTTGAAGGTGCCGTCACGGGTCGGCGTGTACGCGGAGCCGAAGCGGACGTCCATGACGGAGACGACGCGCCCGTCCACCATCCACGCGAGGGTCCGGCTCTTCTTGCTGACGCACAGGGCGCGTCCCGTGAGGCAGCGGGGATCGGGCCTGGTGGGCGGCAGCGTCGTCTCGGGATACAGCGCGGCCTTCGTCGGCGCGGGTCCCGCGGCCCTGAGCCGCGCCCACGTCGCGGCGTCGAGCACGCCGCTCGCCGCGAGCCCCCGGTCGCGCTGGAACGCGGCGAGCGCCTGCGCGGTGACGTCCCCGAAGTACCCGGTCGGCTGCTGCCGGAAGAACCCGAGCGACCAGAGCCGGGCCTGCAGGGCGCGCACGTCGGAGGTGCGCTGTCCCTTGCGGGGGAGGGCGGGGGCGGTCGAGCGCGGCGGGGTGCTCGGGCGCGGGGCGCTGGCGCGGGGCGCGGGGCTCGTACGGGCGGGCGCGGGGTTCACCGGGGCCGGGCGCGTGGGGGCGGGACTCGTCCGGGCGGGGCTAGACCGGGCCGGAGCGGGCGTCGCGACGGAGCCGGGCGCCTTCGCCTCGCCGGAGACGCCGGCCCCGGCCACCCCGTCCACCCTGCACCCGGCGAGCACGAGCACACCCAACACCCCTGCCACGACCACCGATCCGCGCCGCATCCGCATCCCCCTCGTCGTCCGGACGCCTTCTGAATGCCCCGGACAGGACGGGACGAACCCCCCGTGCCTCCTGCCGGTGGACACGTTGCTCGACGGCGACTGAGGCGGGCGGTCCGGCGGGGCTGTCCGGCTGCCGGAAAGGGGGTGTTCGCGTGGGTACGCGCGTGCGACACTGCCGCCATGTTCGGCGTCATAGATCTCCCCACGTACCTCGCGGGCGTTGCCCTCATCGTCCTGCTGCCCGGACCCAACTCGCTCTACGTGCTCTCGGTGGGCGCGCGGCGCGGGGTGCGGACCGGGTACAAGGCCGCCGCCGGGGTGTTCCTCGGGGACACGGTGCTCATGACGCTGTCGGCGGCCGGGGTCGCCTCGCTGCTCCAGGCGAACGAGGTGCTGTTCTCGATCGTCAAGTACGCGGGCGCCGGTTACCTGACGTGGCTCGCCTACGGGATGATCCGCTCCGCGCTCGCGCTGTGGCGCACGCGCAGGGAGCGGGCCGCCGGGGCGGCGGGCGAGGAGGTGCCCGCCGGACGCGAGCGGCCCTTCCGCCGGGCCTTCGTGATCAGCCTCTTCAACCCGAAGGCGATCCTCTTCTTCATCGCGTTCTTCGTGCAGTTCGTCGACCCGGCCTACGCCCACCCGGCGCTCTCCTTCGTCGTGCTCGGCTTCTTCGCCCAGCTCGCCAGCGCCCTCTACCTCAGCGTCCTCATCTTCACCGGCACCCGCCTCGCCGCCGC comes from Streptomyces sp. Tu6071 and encodes:
- a CDS encoding amidohydrolase family protein — protein: MSPHRTHAPDAGAPTGLVDVHAHFVTDRYVAEARAAGVAHPDGMPGWPDWSPESHLDLMRRGDITKSYLSISSPGVHFGDDTAARALARDVNEYGARVRDAHPERFGLFASLPLPDVEGSLAEAAYALDVLGADGVAVESNHHGVYLGDARFAPLWEELNRRGALVFVHPTSPPHADAVDLGRPRPMLEFLFDTARTASDLVFHGVLTRTPDIRWVLTHGGGALPLLADRMDLFRKGVIGGEGPDVVEQLGALWYDMAGTPFPRQIPALAAAFGTERLLYGSDYCWTPASGALDQITSVDGAAPPSGGGTWRDLTSRNAAKLFGGGGGDGAAEQR
- a CDS encoding IclR family transcriptional regulator — translated: MNARSEGSAGEPGGADGTARDEGAPRRRGGKPAAGSPVIDRAFALLNAFDSGHRALTPAELAQRAGMPRSSALRLARSLVRVGALERRADGVFVVGLRLLETASLAPRGHGLRAVAMPYLDDLVHVTHQHALLAVRDEAEALLVERLSAREASPVRYRVGGRVPLTHTGVGLVLLAFAPPTLQDCLIASYVPGPGLDDVRTPADLRRLLAEVRRTGFARGRLTTPWPMSTVAAPVRDASGVVAALSVVAPSDSFPATDYAAAVRATARAVSRALRADAEEAPAAG
- a CDS encoding L,D-transpeptidase family protein, with amino-acid sequence MRALQARLWSLGFFRQQPTGYFGDVTAQALAAFQRDRGLAASGVLDAATWARLRAAGPAPTKAALYPETTLPPTRPDPRCLTGRALCVSKKSRTLAWMVDGRVVSVMDVRFGSAYTPTRDGTFKVYWKSRDHVSTIYHTPMPYALFFSGGQAVHYSPDFAARGYAGASHGCVNVRDKAKVAALFDTVRTGDKVIVY
- the leuE gene encoding leucine efflux protein LeuE, with protein sequence MFGVIDLPTYLAGVALIVLLPGPNSLYVLSVGARRGVRTGYKAAAGVFLGDTVLMTLSAAGVASLLQANEVLFSIVKYAGAGYLTWLAYGMIRSALALWRTRRERAAGAAGEEVPAGRERPFRRAFVISLFNPKAILFFIAFFVQFVDPAYAHPALSFVVLGFFAQLASALYLSVLIFTGTRLAAAFTRRRRLRATVTSAAGALFLGFAVKLSLSGV